A window of the Paralichthys olivaceus isolate ysfri-2021 chromosome 5, ASM2471397v2, whole genome shotgun sequence genome harbors these coding sequences:
- the pgls gene encoding 6-phosphogluconolactonase, with the protein MAGRRIVVFPSSAELGPALAGLVTSRAEKAIASRGRFTLGLSGGSLVSMLSKELLALPELDCSKWLVGFCDERLVPFDDPESTYGLYKSKLFSKVNIPDSGILTIDPSLPVSQCAEDYTCKLKEAFPDDDFPVFDLLLLGMGPDGHTCSLFPDHPLLEETKKIVAPISDSPKPPPQRVTMTFPVVNAARCVAFVSTGGSKAPILKEVLEGREGPAFPAARVVPTNGELFWLVDDPAAASLTIQVERLSSGAKL; encoded by the exons ATGGCTGGCAGAAGAATTGTGGTGTTCCCCTCCTCAGCGGAACTCGGTCCAGCTCTGGCCGGCCTGGTGACGTCCCGGGCTGAGAAGGCCATCGCCTCTCGTGGCAGGTTCACCCTGGGCCTCTCTGGAGGAAGCCTCGTGTCCATGCTCAGCAAAGAGCTGCTCGCCCTGCCAGAGCTGGACTGCAGCAAGTGGCTGGTTGGTTTCTGTGACGAGCGACTGGTTCCTTTCGATGATCCCGAGAGCACCTACGGGCTGTACAAG AGTAAATTATTTTCCAAGGTGAACATCCCTGACAGCGGGATCTTAACCATCGATCCCTCTCTGCCTGTCAGTCAGTGTGCTGAGGATTATACCTGCAAACTGAAGGAG GCCTTCCCAGATGACGACTTCCCCGTGTTTGACTTGTTGCTGCTGGGTATGGGCCCTGACGGACACACCTGTTCTCTGTTCCCAGACCACCCTCTCTTGGAG GAAACCAAGAAGATTGTGGCCCCCATCAGCGACTCTCccaaaccaccaccacagcGCGTAACTATGACTTTTCCAGTGGTGAACGCTGCCCGCTGTGTGGCTTTCGTATCAACAGGAGGAAGCAAAGCACCAATTTTGAAG GAAGTGCTGGAGGGTAGAGAGGGTCCAGCGTTTCCAGCAGCCCGTGTTGTCCCAACCAACGGCGAGCTGTTCTGGCTTGTTGATGACCCTGCAGCTGCCTCCCTGACAATCCAGGTAGAGCGGCTGAGCTCAGGGGCCAAATTGTAG